The following is a genomic window from Methanobacterium sp..
GTGGAGTTAATGTTTTTTTAACTAAAATAACTTCAGTAGTACATTTTTTGTTTTCTATGATTTTCTTAATAGTATTAAAAATTTTATTTTAACCAAAATCTTTATATAGTATAAGAACTACTAGTTATATTACTGACTAATAAGTCATAAGTATGATTAAATAGTCATTAAAGATGGGTGAAATCATATGTCACTTGCAAAATGGAAGGAAAGAGAAAGAGAGCAGCGTCAAATCGATATTATCAAAGCTGCCAGGAAACTATTCGCTGATAAAGGCTTTGATGTTTCAATGGATGAAATAGCAAAAGAGGTTGGTCTTGGTAAAAGCACACTTTATCTTTATT
Proteins encoded in this region:
- a CDS encoding helix-turn-helix domain-containing protein, which produces MSLAKWKEREREQRQIDIIKAARKLFADKGFDVSMDEIAKEVGLGKSTLYLY